The Paenibacillus polymyxa M1 DNA segment GTCAATACTTTTTTTGATATCAGAAAGTATATTTACTTCCTGATATCTCGGTCTGATATAGTTCTTCTTTATCTTTTCATTGTTTGGTTTGCGGGACACGGCCTCTGCGTGCATATTTGGATAGTTCCTTAGCGGGTGCAAAACGGGCATACATGCGGAAAACTGTTTTATATCGAAGTGCTATAGCATAACGGATATCCTGGTCCAATCGGGTATCGCTCATATCAAGCAGCATTTCATCTAGTTCCTTACGAAGAACATAGTCAAGTTCCTTGCATTCTTTTTCGTTAAACAGCATTCCCAACATATGACCATACTCCCTTATCAGCAGATTATATAGTACTTATATTTGCCCAATTAATTGTTCCAAACTTTACCTGTTTTTAAACTCAACTGCTAAGGTTTCAAACTTACTCCAAGTAATCTTTAATGTTTTTCTTTACGCTCTCCCCTTTGTTATGTTCAATTTTCGGGAAATATATAAATAATTGGCCATATTATTTTAATGCGACAATAAACGATAAGTTATGCCGCTCTCAATCGCAGCTGCTATAAACAGAAAGATGACAGACCATATTGACACGGTCAACGTTTGTTTCAAAAAAACCTCCCACGATGGGCCAGTACCTTTGCGTTTTAGTCCTATGCTTGTACCTAGGGTAGATATTATATTGACTCCAAACTTCAATCCGAAGGCACAGGCGATAATTAAAACAGGCAATTCAATCACACCATGAGGCAATAATCCTTTTACGACAATTTCATACATACTTCTTCCCATATCTGTCTGCAGGTGTACTACGAAACCTAAAACCATTCCGTTCACAATCAAAAATATAAACGGTACGATTCCAAAAAGAGCCCCGGTATATATAACCAGCACGCATTTAATTGCATTATTGAAAAAGATAAATACAAAAAAACTCCATTGTGGATGCTCAGAGTTCTGCAATCGTTGCGCCACTCCCCCCAGTCCCTCCATTTGTTGTGCCAACATAGCCTGAATAACACCTGTACTTAACCATCCCACTACAATACTTGCGCAGAAAAAAAGTGCAGCGATCAAAATTAGCCGTCTTGTCGTGCGTAAATCATAAAAAAATGCTTTTAGTCCCATTTGTTGATGCCTCCTATTGGTCCAATGGAATAATTGACAACCCCTGGCATAGCTTTAAGTAAACAAGCACTTCTAGGATGAAAGGGGCATTAACCATGAATTCTTTTTTCTATGTATTGAACGGCAAAAAAATCAAACGATTCTTGATCGTAATGGCAGCGGCCATCTTTACTGCTGGAGTCATTTATGTAGAAACCGATAATGTTACGGTCTTTTCCGAAGAAGCGCCAACTGCCATTTACAGTGTACCAACGGATAAAAAGCTGATCGCTCTCACCTTCGACATTAGCTGGGGGGATAAGCGTACTGCTCCCATTTTAAAAGTTCTCGAAGATAAAAAAGTGACCAAGTCCACCTTTTTTCTTTCTGCCCCTTGGAGCAAAACACATCCAGAACTCGTGAATCAAATTAAAGAAGGCGGATTTGAGATTGGCAGTCATGGCCATAAACACGAAAATTATAGCAGCTTAAGCGATGAAGAGATTCGTAAACAGATTTCAACGGCTCATACCACATTAACCGAGCTGACTGGACAATCCCCGAAGTTAATCCGCATGCCTAATGGTGACTTTGACAAAAGGGTACTTCAAGTTGCCAGCACTTTAGGCTACAAAACCATTCAATGGGATACTGACTCCCTGGACTGGAAAAACCCTGGTACGCAGGTCATCATCGACCGTGTTGTAAATAAAGCTCATCCCGGTGATATCGTCCTTCTTCATGCCAGTGATTCTTGCAAACAAACTCATGAAGCGTTGCCCATCATTATCGACAAGTTGCGGGCACAAGGCTATGAATTCGTGACTGTATCCGAACTGCTTCAACAGGGTACAGTAAAAGGTAAAGAGGTTCGCGATCAAGCTCTGGGTCTTTAAGGAGTTATTTTACATCGTTCTCAGCTAAAAACCAAAAATAACTCGACATATTTCTCCCCAATCATCCGCATACTATCCACATTCATGATAAAGGAGGAATACGGCCATGAATTGGACTCGTTTGCGATTTGTTAGCATGGTATGCGTGCTGGGCGTTGCACTGAGCGGCTGCGGCTCGGATCAGGGTTCTGCACCTCCCCAGACCAGTTATAAAGAGATGAAAACGATGGTTGTCGATATCTTGAAAAGTGATGATGGAAAAAAAGCCGTAGAAGAAGCTTTAACCGGGGAA contains these protein-coding regions:
- a CDS encoding stage II sporulation protein M, whose protein sequence is MGLKAFFYDLRTTRRLILIAALFFCASIVVGWLSTGVIQAMLAQQMEGLGGVAQRLQNSEHPQWSFFVFIFFNNAIKCVLVIYTGALFGIVPFIFLIVNGMVLGFVVHLQTDMGRSMYEIVVKGLLPHGVIELPVLIIACAFGLKFGVNIISTLGTSIGLKRKGTGPSWEVFLKQTLTVSIWSVIFLFIAAAIESGITYRLLSH
- the pdaB gene encoding polysaccharide deacetylase family sporulation protein PdaB; the protein is MNSFFYVLNGKKIKRFLIVMAAAIFTAGVIYVETDNVTVFSEEAPTAIYSVPTDKKLIALTFDISWGDKRTAPILKVLEDKKVTKSTFFLSAPWSKTHPELVNQIKEGGFEIGSHGHKHENYSSLSDEEIRKQISTAHTTLTELTGQSPKLIRMPNGDFDKRVLQVASTLGYKTIQWDTDSLDWKNPGTQVIIDRVVNKAHPGDIVLLHASDSCKQTHEALPIIIDKLRAQGYEFVTVSELLQQGTVKGKEVRDQALGL